From Sphingobium sp. B2D3C:
ATTTCCGGCCACGGTGGCGGCGTCCTCACCCCCATGGATCCTCAGGCTTTAGCGCATGAATTGGTCCGGCTGGGGCGTGATCGGCCTGCCCTTGCGGCGTTGATCGGCCGGGCGGCTCAGGATGGTGCGCACATGAACGACGAAGCTGTGTTCGCTCATCGGGCATCGCTGATGAAGCTATACTGTCGAGCCGAACCTCGGGGCGTCGAAGCTCTCATCAGCGGGACGGGCCTTGAGGGCGCGCGCCATGAGAGCGATTTCAAACCCTGCGCTTAGTCTGGCCGGATAGAGGCGACGGCCTGCCCCCGAGCATGTGACAAGTGCCATCGAAAATCACTCCCAAGCTATCCTTGGCCAGGGGCAAGGTTCTGATCGTCGTCGATGTAGGCGCGAAGATCGGCGCCGCATATATTTGGCTTAGAGCCCGCAAACCGGCGTGAAATGCTGTACGGGATTTGTACCGATCAGCCCACGGAAGAGACCTTTGTTTTCGGTCTGTCCCGGAAAAGCGGTTTTTCATTCGCTCGGAAATGTGCATTAAAAACCCTTAAAATCAGGGCATTTAATGGTGGGCGCGGCAAGGATTGAACTTGCGACCCCACCCGTGTGAAGGGTGTGCTCTACCACTGAGCTACGCGCCCGGCGATCCAATCGCGGAGGCGAGCGCTTTGGCGATTGAAGGGCGGCATGTCAAGCCGCTGTATCGGCCTTCTGTGCGATTCCTCGGGACCACCAGCGCGATACCGCGCTTCGGCTCAGTGCTTGGTCTGCGTCATCCGGTCGACATAGGCGATGCCGATGGCGGATATGATGAAGAGGCCGTGGATGATCGCCTGCCACATCACCCCCTCGCTCGTCACGCGGGCCGCGGGCGTGCCCATGGCGCCCGCCTCGATGAAGGTGCGCAGCAGGTGAATCGAGGAAATGCCGATGATCGCCATCGCCAGCTTCACCTTGAGCACGCCGGCATTCACATGGCTGAGCCACTCGGGCTGATCGCGATGACCCTGCAGGCCGAGGCGGGACACGAAAGTCTCGTATCCGCCGACGATGACCATGATCAGCAGGTTCGAGATCATCACCACATCGATCAATCCGAGTACCACCAGCATGATCTGCTGCTCGGTGAACTCATAGGCGTGCATAACCAAGTGAATCAGTTCCTTGAGGAACAGGAACACATAAACGCACTGCGCGACGATGAGGCCCAGATACAGCGGGAGCTGCAGCCAGCGCGACCCGAAGATCAGCAGCGGAAGCGGACGAAGCGGAGCGTTGGGATCGGCAGGTGTCATGGCGGCGCCAGATAATGGCCTGCTTGAGCCCTGTCATCCCCGATTCTGGCGCCCCCGCCGCAGCCATCGCATGCCACGCGCGTCCGACCGACCGGCTGCCGCTTGCATGGCCGGTTCCCCTCACCCATATCGCGGCGCATGGCAGACACCCAGCACAGCGCCATGCCGGTCTGGCACGGCACCACCATCCTCTCCGTCCGCGCATCAGGAAAGGTCGTCGTCATCGGCGATGGCCAGGTCTCGATGGGGCAGACGGTCATGAAACCCAATGCCCGCAAGGTCCGCCGCCTGCATGATGGCAGCGTGATTGGCGGCTTTGCCGGCGCCACCGCCGATGCCTTCACGCTCTTCGAGCGGCTGGAGAGCAAGCTGGAGCGCCACAACGGGCAGCTGATGCGCGCCGCCGTGGAACTGGCGAAGGACTGGCGGACGGACAAATATCTGCGCAATCTGGAAGCCATGATGATCGTGGCGGACAAGGATACGACGCTGATCCTCACCGGCAATGGCGATGTGCTGGAGCCGCTGGAAGGCATCGCCGCGATCGGATCGGGCGGCAATTACGCGCTCTCCGCCGCGCGGGCGCTGCAGGATTATGAGAAGGACGCCGAGACGCTCGCCCGCAAGGCCATGAAGATCGCGGCGGAAATCTGCGTCTACACCAATGACAGCCTGACCATCGAGACTCTGGACAGCGCCACCTGACACATCATCCCGCCTCACCCCGTTCGTCTCGAGCGAAGTCGAGAGACGGACAGACCGGCCTCAACGTGTCTCGACTTCGCTCGACACGAACGGATTTCAAAGCACCCTTATGAACGACAATCTCACCCCCAAAGCCATCGTCACCGCGCTGGATGCGCACATCATCGGCCAGGCCGAGGCCAAGCGCGCCGTCGCCGTTGCCCTGCGCAACCGCTGGCGGCGGCAGAAGCTGCCCGTTGAGCTGCGCGACGAGGTGACGCCCAAGAACATCCTGATGATCGGTCCCACGGGCTGCGGGAAGACCGAGATCAGCCGCCGTCTGGCCAAGCTGGCCGATGCGCCGTTCATCAAGGTGGAAGCGACCAAGTTCACCGAGGTCGGCTATGTCGGCCGCGACGTGGAGCAGATCGTGCGCGATCTGGTCGAGGAAGCCGTACGCCTCGAACGTGAGCGCCGGCGGGAGGCCGTGCGCGGCGCGGCCAGCGAGGCGGCCATGGGCCGACTGCTCGATGCGCTCACCGGGAAGGAAGCCAGCGAGGCCACCCGCCTCTCCTTCCGCCAGCGGATCGAGAGCGACCAGATGAACGATGTCGAGGTGGAGGTCGAGGTGACCGACGCGCCCGCCGCGCCGATGGAAATCCCTGGCATGGGTGGCAATATCGGCATGATCAACCTGTCGGACATGATGTCCAAGGCGCTCGGCCAGCAGCAGAAGAAGCGTCGCAAGATGCGCGTGGCCGATGCATGGGACAAGCTGGTCGAGGAGGAGCAGGACAAGCGGCTCGATCAGGACGATGTCGCCCGCGTCGCCATTGCCTCGGCCGAGCAGAACGGCATCGTGTTCCTCGACGAGATCGACAAAATCGCGGTGAGCGACGTGCGCGGCGGATCGGTGAGCCGCGAGGGCGTCCAGCGCGATCTGCTGCCGCTGATCGAGGGCACGACGGTCGCCACAAAATACGGCCCGCTCAAGACCGACCATATCCTGTTCATCGCCTCGGGCGCCTTCCATGTCGCCAAGCCGAGCGACTTGCTGCCGGAACTGCAGGGCCGCCTGCCGATCCGCGTGGAATTGAAGGGCCTGACCGAGGAGGATTTCGTCGCGATCCTCTCCGACACCAAGGCCTCGCTGCCCGAGCAATATGCCGCGCTTCTGGCGACCGAAGGCGTCACCATCCAGCTCGCGCCGGACGGCATCCGCGCCATCGCGAAGATCGCCGCTGACGTGAACGAGCAGGTCGAGAATATCGGGGCGCGCCGGCTCCAGACGGTTATGGAGAAATTGCTGGAGGATGTGAGCTTCGAGGCGGACACCCGCGCAGGCGAGACAATCACCATCGATGCCGGCTATGTCGAGCGCCAGCTTTCGGGTATCGCCAAGAACACGGACCTGAGCAAATATATCCTCTGAACCGGAGGCGTTAAGGGAGCGATTGCGCATGAGCTATGAGACAGTGCTGGTCGAGCAGCGCGGCGCCGTCACGCTGGTCATGCTCAATCGTCCCCAGGCGCTCAACGCCCTCAACAGCCAGGTGCTGGCCGATCTGATCGCGGTATTCGAGGGCTACGATGCGGACGACGCGCAGCGCTGCCTCGTCCTCACCGGCAGCGAGAAAGCCTTCGCCGCCGGCGCGGACATCAAGGAGATGGCCGATAAGACCGGCGCCGACATGTACCGCGCGGAGATGTTCGCGCAGTGGACAAGCCGCATCGCCGCGACGCGCAAGCCGTGGATCGCGGCGGTTGCCGGCTTTGCACTCGGCGGCGGGTGCGAACTGGCGATGATGGCGGACTTCATCATTGCGGCAGACACGGCCAAGTTCGG
This genomic window contains:
- the hslU gene encoding ATP-dependent protease ATPase subunit HslU — protein: MNDNLTPKAIVTALDAHIIGQAEAKRAVAVALRNRWRRQKLPVELRDEVTPKNILMIGPTGCGKTEISRRLAKLADAPFIKVEATKFTEVGYVGRDVEQIVRDLVEEAVRLERERRREAVRGAASEAAMGRLLDALTGKEASEATRLSFRQRIESDQMNDVEVEVEVTDAPAAPMEIPGMGGNIGMINLSDMMSKALGQQQKKRRKMRVADAWDKLVEEEQDKRLDQDDVARVAIASAEQNGIVFLDEIDKIAVSDVRGGSVSREGVQRDLLPLIEGTTVATKYGPLKTDHILFIASGAFHVAKPSDLLPELQGRLPIRVELKGLTEEDFVAILSDTKASLPEQYAALLATEGVTIQLAPDGIRAIAKIAADVNEQVENIGARRLQTVMEKLLEDVSFEADTRAGETITIDAGYVERQLSGIAKNTDLSKYIL
- a CDS encoding TIGR00645 family protein; its protein translation is MTPADPNAPLRPLPLLIFGSRWLQLPLYLGLIVAQCVYVFLFLKELIHLVMHAYEFTEQQIMLVVLGLIDVVMISNLLIMVIVGGYETFVSRLGLQGHRDQPEWLSHVNAGVLKVKLAMAIIGISSIHLLRTFIEAGAMGTPAARVTSEGVMWQAIIHGLFIISAIGIAYVDRMTQTKH
- the hslV gene encoding ATP-dependent protease subunit HslV yields the protein MPVWHGTTILSVRASGKVVVIGDGQVSMGQTVMKPNARKVRRLHDGSVIGGFAGATADAFTLFERLESKLERHNGQLMRAAVELAKDWRTDKYLRNLEAMMIVADKDTTLILTGNGDVLEPLEGIAAIGSGGNYALSAARALQDYEKDAETLARKAMKIAAEICVYTNDSLTIETLDSAT